The Archangium lipolyticum genomic interval GTCCGAGGTGGAGAAGCGCGCGGCGCCGGAGCTGGCGCGGGTGAACAGCGCGGTGCGCGAGCCCCAGAAGCGCGCCGAGGAGCGCGCGCGGGTGCTGAAGAGCTCGCTGGACACGCTCATTGGCGAGAAGCTGATGGAGGCGCAGATCCAGGAGCTGGGGCTGGCGACGACGGATGCCGAGCTCGAGGCGGCGATGGCGGACGTGAGGAAGCAGAACAACATCACGGACGACTCGCAGTTCGAGCGCCTGCTGTCGGGAGAGGGCTACACACTGGCGGCCTACAAGGACTTCCTGCGCAAGCAGATGTCGCGGATGAAGCTGGTGCAGATGAAGGTGAGCCCGAAGGTGAAGGTGTCGGAGGAGGACCTGAAGGCGGCCTACACGCAGTATTCGAAGATGGAGTCGGGAGACGCCGAGGTGCACGCGCGGCACATCCTGGTGCAGGTGGATCCGAAGGCGACGCCGGAGCAGGTGGAAGCGGCGCGCAAGAAGGCGCTGACGCTGGCGGAGGAGGCGCGCAAGCCAGGGGTGGACTTCGCGGAGCTGGCGAAGGCGAAGAGCGAGGGCCCGAGCGCGAAGGAAGGCGGGGACCTGGGCTTCTTCCGGCGAGGGGTGATGGTGCCGGCGTTCGAGAAGGTGGCGTTCGCGCTGAAGGAGGGCGAGGTGAGCGAGCCGGTGCGGACACAGTTCGGCTGGCACGTGTTGAAGGTGGAGGAGAGGCGAGCGGTGGACGTGCCCGCGTTCGAGACGGTGAAGGCGGAGCTGGAGGGGCGGCTGCGGCTGCAGAAGACGGAGAAGTACGTCGAGCAATACGTGCAGGAGCTGAGGCAGCAGGCGTCGATCGACGTGAAGATCTGAGAGCGAGCCCCAACAAACACCCCTCTCCCTCTGGGAGAGGGACGGGGTGAGGGTATCTCGAGCCCCGGGTTGGAATCCGCGTCAATCCCCTCTCCCTCTGGGAGAGGGTCAGGGTGAGGGAAGACGCGTGAGCGAGCGTCCGGTCGTAGGAATCTCGTTGGGAGACGTATCGGGGATCGGGCCCGAGATCACGGCGCAAGCGCTGGCGAGGCCACAGGTCCGCCGGGCGCTGCAACCCGTGATCTTCGGAGACGGGCCGACACTGGCGCGCTTCGCGCAGTTCCAAAAATACGCGCGGGCCACACCCGAGACCCTGACCCGAGGCACACAGCCGACGGTGTGCGTCGTAACGGAGCTGGCGGAGAAGGACCGAGAGCCGGGCAAGCCGACGAGAGCGGGAGGCCGGGCGCAATACAGCTACATCCAGGCGGCGATCGAAGCGGCGCGAGCGGGGAAGGTGGACGCGCTGTGTACGGCGCCGGTGTCGAAGGAGCGGATCTCCCGAGCGGGGATCCCCTTCATGGGGCACACGGAGGTGCTGGCGGAGGCGTTCGGGCGCGAGGTGCTGATGCTGATGGACGGCCCCCGGGTGCGCGTGGCGTTGGCGACGAACCACGTGCCACTGGTGGAGGTCTCGAAGCTGCTGACGGTGGAGCGGCTGGTGGGGCAGCTCCAATTGCTGTCACGAAGCCTGAAACCCGTGGTGGGCCGGGCCCCTCGCATCGGGGTGCTGAGCTTCAACCCGCACGCGGGCGAGGGAGGGCTGCTGGGGCGCGAGGAGGTGGAGGTCCTGACACCGGCCATCAAGCGGGCGCGCAAGCTGCGGGTGGACGCACACGGGCCGTTGGCGGCGGACGGGCTCTTCGCGAAGGTGGAGGGCTTCCCGTACGACGTGGTGCTGGCGATGTACCACGATCAGGGGCTCATCCCGGCGAAGGCGCTGGACTTCGAGCGGACGGTGAACGTGACGCTCGGGCTGCCGGTGCCGAGGACCTCACCGGACCACGGCACGGCGTACGACATCGCGGGCAAGGGCAAGGCGAGCAGCGTTCCCATGGAGGAAGCGCTGCTCAAGGCGGCCCGGCTGGCGGCGCGCTGAGAGCGCTCAGTAGGTGAACGGGAAGCGGATGGGCTCGCTGCTCTGCACGCGGTGCTGCGGGAACTTCCAGGAGCGCACGGCGCCCTCCATGCAGCGGGCGAACGGAGTGCCCTTGAGGGAGTCGGTCTCCATCTGCACGTCGGAGGCGGAGCCGCTGGTCTGGACGCGCCAGCGCAGCACGAAGCGGTCCTTGCCCGAGTCGGAGGTGCGAGGAGGCTCGTGGGCCTCGATGCAGGAGAGGATGGAGTCCTTGTGGGCGCTCACCACCTGCACGATGTCCGAGGTGGACAGCGACTCTTGCAGGGCCGTGCCGGGCTCGGGCGGGAGATAGACGGTGCGCTTGGAGCGCGGGTCCTCCGGCTTGTTCTTCGGCGAGTCCTTCGCGAAGCCGAGCTCGCGCTCGAAGTCCTTGTCGATGGAGTCGTCGATGTTGGTCGGGTCATCGGCGCCCTTGTCCTCCTCCAGGGCCTCGTGGGCCGGAGACGCGACGGGAGCCACGGGCGCGGGCTGCGGCTGCGAGCGGAGCTGCGGAGCCGGAGCGGACTCCTCCGGGCGGACCGCGGCCAGGCGCCGGCCGGGGAGCGCCTTCTCGGGCGCCACCGGAGCAACCTCGGCCACCTTCCGAGGCTGCTCGGGAGCCGCCACGGGCGCGGACGGCGCCGGGGCGGTGATGACCTTCGCGGCCTGCGCCTCGGGTGCCGGCACGACGGCGGGCGGAGGC includes:
- a CDS encoding peptidylprolyl isomerase; translation: MKKLMGTMVAALLLSGAVARAELVDRVAAVVNKDVIALSEVEKRAAPELARVNSAVREPQKRAEERARVLKSSLDTLIGEKLMEAQIQELGLATTDAELEAAMADVRKQNNITDDSQFERLLSGEGYTLAAYKDFLRKQMSRMKLVQMKVSPKVKVSEEDLKAAYTQYSKMESGDAEVHARHILVQVDPKATPEQVEAARKKALTLAEEARKPGVDFAELAKAKSEGPSAKEGGDLGFFRRGVMVPAFEKVAFALKEGEVSEPVRTQFGWHVLKVEERRAVDVPAFETVKAELEGRLRLQKTEKYVEQYVQELRQQASIDVKI
- the pdxA gene encoding 4-hydroxythreonine-4-phosphate dehydrogenase PdxA is translated as MSERPVVGISLGDVSGIGPEITAQALARPQVRRALQPVIFGDGPTLARFAQFQKYARATPETLTRGTQPTVCVVTELAEKDREPGKPTRAGGRAQYSYIQAAIEAARAGKVDALCTAPVSKERISRAGIPFMGHTEVLAEAFGREVLMLMDGPRVRVALATNHVPLVEVSKLLTVERLVGQLQLLSRSLKPVVGRAPRIGVLSFNPHAGEGGLLGREEVEVLTPAIKRARKLRVDAHGPLAADGLFAKVEGFPYDVVLAMYHDQGLIPAKALDFERTVNVTLGLPVPRTSPDHGTAYDIAGKGKASSVPMEEALLKAARLAAR